One window of Phycisphaeraceae bacterium genomic DNA carries:
- the rpiB gene encoding ribose 5-phosphate isomerase B, which translates to MNIAIGADHRGEKTIEPLCVLLKNEGHEVWLPEACPVGQPCDYPDRAWQICNHIASGEADRGILICGSGIGMSIAANKIDGIRAALVHDELTAQMSRGHNDANVLCLSADLLGQKLIENIVKIWLTTEFEGGRHERRVRKIAMIEQGIDPATASADQPVA; encoded by the coding sequence ATGAACATTGCGATCGGCGCAGACCATCGTGGCGAAAAAACCATCGAACCACTCTGCGTGCTGCTGAAAAACGAAGGACACGAGGTCTGGCTGCCCGAAGCCTGCCCCGTTGGTCAGCCTTGCGACTACCCGGATCGAGCATGGCAGATCTGCAACCACATCGCCTCGGGTGAGGCCGATCGTGGCATTCTTATCTGTGGCTCGGGCATCGGCATGAGCATTGCTGCCAACAAGATCGATGGAATTCGTGCGGCGCTCGTCCATGACGAACTTACTGCGCAGATGAGTCGCGGCCATAACGATGCGAATGTCCTGTGCCTCAGTGCGGATCTGCTCGGTCAAAAACTGATCGAGAATATCGTGAAGATCTGGCTGACAACTGAGTTTGAGGGCGGACGCCACGAGCGTCGGGTGCGCAAGATCGCCATGATTGAACAGGGAATTGATCCGGCTACCGCATCGGCTGATCAACCTGTTGCATGA